The Deltaproteobacteria bacterium genomic sequence ACTCGGCAGGCTGGACGCGGCCCTGGACCGGGCCAGACAGGAGATCGGAGCCCTCAGAACCGGGGTCGGCAAAAAGGCCGAGGCCGGCATCTTCGCGGCCCACCTCGAACTCCTTGAAGACCCGGAATTGTTGAACCGGGTTAGGGAGGGCATCGGCCAGGGACGAAGCGCGGCCTTTGCCTGGCAAGAGGCCTACACGGCCCACGCGGATCTTTTGGCTGGACTCCGCAACGATCTTCTGGCCCAGCGGGCCGACGATCTGCGTGACGTGGGCGAGCGGGTCCTGGGCTTCCTGACCGGCACGGCCAGGGTTCAGAGGGCCTATTCTCCCGAAAGCATCCTGGTCTCCCGGGATTTGACCCCGTCGGACATGGCCGAACTGGACACCAAAAACATCGTCGGGCTGTGCACGGTGGCCGGAGGGGCCACGTCCCACGTGGCCATCCTGGCCCGGTCCATGGGCCTGCCCATGATGGCCGGATGCGGACCAAGGCTCCTCGATCTGCCCGAGGAGACCCCAGCCATTCTGGACGCGGCCGGGGGATGTCTGCGGCTCGATCCCACCGAGCGGGAGATGGGCGAGCACCGGCACAAGATGGCCGAGAACCGGGCCAGGCGGGAAATGGAACTGTCGGCCAAGGACGAGCCGGCCGTGACCGTGGATGGGATCCGGATTGAGGTGGCCGGGAACATCGGCGGGGTTGAGGAGGCGGAAAAGTGCGCGGCCATGGGCGGGGACGGCGTGGGACTCATGCGAACGGAGTTCGTGTTCATGGGTCGGGACACGGCCCCGGACGAGGACGAGCAGGCGGCCATCTACACCAAAGTTCTTCAGGCCATGGGGCCGGATCGGCCGGTGGTCATTCGAACCATGGACGTGGGCGGGGACAAGCCCCTGGCCTACCTGCCCATGGACCCCGAGGACAATCCCTTTCTGGGAGAGCGGGGCATCCGCGTCGGCCTTGTCCGGCCGGAACTCCTCCGGACCCAGATCCGAGCCATCCTCCAGGCCTCGGCCCACGGCCAACCCCTGGTCATGTTCCCCATGATTTCCAGGCTGGAGGAATTCCGGCAGGCCCGGGCCATGGTCGATGAGGAGCGGGAGCGGCTGGGGGTCGAGCCGATTCCG encodes the following:
- the ptsP gene encoding phosphoenolpyruvate--protein phosphotransferase, producing TLTRALRDGLGEATVAVARPRAAEAPVPVSDSGDACLVHGVAASPGLAVGRLRRKQGRVFDVSEQGQGEAKELGRLDAALDRARQEIGALRTGVGKKAEAGIFAAHLELLEDPELLNRVREGIGQGRSAAFAWQEAYTAHADLLAGLRNDLLAQRADDLRDVGERVLGFLTGTARVQRAYSPESILVSRDLTPSDMAELDTKNIVGLCTVAGGATSHVAILARSMGLPMMAGCGPRLLDLPEETPAILDAAGGCLRLDPTEREMGEHRHKMAENRARREMELSAKDEPAVTVDGIRIEVAGNIGGVEEAEKCAAMGGDGVGLMRTEFVFMGRDTAPDEDEQAAIYTKVLQAMGPDRPVVIRTMDVGGDKPLAYLPMDPEDNPFLGERGIRVGLVRPELLRTQIRAILQASAHGQPLVMFPMISRLEEFRQARAMVDEERERLGVEPIPVGIMVETPAAALLAEQFAREADFFSVGTNDLTQYTLAMDRGHAKLAAHCDGLDPAVLTLIHRAAQAATAQGKWCGICGGLAGDAQAVPILIGLGVRELSVGLASIPTVKAQVRTLSLSRCRELASRALTLDSAARVRELCLKGCGKGF